A single Oryza brachyantha chromosome 8, ObraRS2, whole genome shotgun sequence DNA region contains:
- the LOC102713017 gene encoding thylakoid lumenal 19 kDa protein, chloroplastic: MTMLASLLSPSPLLSSTSSQQPQAVRVPPAAKQPLAAKVAAVAAAGLLVLSPAVVAAAEEPEFKVYYGTAASAANYGGYGGNASKKDAAEYVYEVPEGWKERLVSKVEKGTNGTDSEFFNPRKRSEREYLTFLAGFRALAPVSAVLDNLALSDVGLQDQISSADGVRSVERTDGSGQLYYDYEIAGAGAHSLISVTCARNKLYAHFVTAPNPEWSRDEAVLRRLHQSFKTVDPAGPSPSTS; the protein is encoded by the coding sequence ATGACCAtgctcgcctccctcctctccccttcccctctcctctcctcgacGTCATCGCAGCAGCCGCAGGCCGTGAGGgtcccgccggcggcgaagcagccgctcgccgccaaggtcgcggcggtggcggcggccgggctgCTGGTGCTGTccccggcggtggtggcggcggccgaggagcCGGAGTTCAAGGTGTActacggcacggcggcgagcgcggcgaacTACGGCGGGTACGGCGGCAACGCGAGCAAGAAGGACGCGGCGGAGTACGTGTACGAGGTGCCGGAGGGGTGGAAGGAGCGGCTGGTGTCCAAGGTGGAGAAGGGCACCAACGGCACGGACAGCGAGTTCTTCAACCCGCGGAAGCGGTCGGAGCGGGAGTACCTCACCTTCCTCGCCGGCTTCCGGGCGCTCGCGCCGGTGAGCGCCGTGCTCGACAACCTCGCGCTCTCCGACGTCGGGCTGCAGGACCAGATCTCCTCGGCGGACGGCGTGCGGTCGGTGGAGCGCACCGACGGGAGCGGGCAGCTGTACTACGACTACGagatcgccggcgccggcgcgcacAGCCTCATCTCGGTGACGTGCGCGCGGAACAAGCTGTACGCGCACTTCGTGACGGCGCCCAACCCGGAGTGGAGCCGCGACGaggccgtcctccgccggctGCACCAGTCGTTCAAGACCGTCGACCCCGCCGGCCCGTCGCCCTCCACCTCCTAG
- the LOC102712749 gene encoding pseudouridine-5'-phosphate glycosidase, with amino-acid sequence MSSSSSTGPTGVAVSPEVAAALARGGAVVALESTIICHGMPYPKNLQTAMEVEAIMRENGAVPATIAILDGVPHVGLSSEQLKGLAVSGRQFQKTARRDIAHVVASGGNGATTVSATMFFAYKVGIPIFVTGGIGGVHRSGEQTMDISSDLTELGKTPVTVISAGVKSILDIPRTLEYLETQGVTVAAYKTNEFPAFFTDVSGCKVPCRVDSPEECAKIIYANNNLNLGSGILIAVPIPKEHAASGNAIESAIQKTLKEAEDRNIIGNAITPFMLDRVKVLTGGSSLEANIALVKNNALVGAKIAVALSDLRQSVTNRFRRSAL; translated from the exons atgtcgtcgtcgtcgagcacTGGACCGACGGGCGTGGCGGTGTCTCCGGAGGTCGCGGCCGCGCTAGCGCGGGGCGGCGCAGTCGTTGCCCTCGAGTCCACCATCATCTGCCACG GCATGCCCTACCCGAAGAATCTCCAGACCGCCATGGAGGTGGAGGCCATCATGAGGGAGAACGGCGCGGTTCCTGCCACTATAGCCATTCTCGATGGTGTGCCGCATGTTG GGCTCAGCAGTGAGCAATTGAAGGGATTGGCTGTAAGTGGAAGACAGTTTCAGAAGACGGCTAGAAGGGATATTGCACATGTG GTTGCCTCTGGTGGTAATGGCGCAACAACAGTTTCTGCCACTATGTTTTTTGCATATAAG GTTGGCATACCGATTTTTGTAACTGGAGGGATTGGAGGTGTGCACAGAAGTGGTGAACAGA CCATGGACATCTCCTCAGACTTAACTGAACTTGGAAAGACTCCTGTCACTGTGATATCAGCCGGTGTGAAGTCTATTTTGGACATACCACGGACACTTGAGTACCTG GAAACTCAAGGAGTAACGGTTGCTGCCTACAAAACCAATGAATTTCCCGCTTTCTTTACAGATGTCAGTGGATGTAAG GTGCCATGTCGAGTTGATTCTCCAGAAGAGTGTGCCAAGATAATAT ATGCAAACAATAATTTAAATCTAGGATCTGGGATTCTGATTGCTGTTCCAATTCCCAAGGAACATGCGGCTTCAGGAAATGCTATAGAGTCCGCAATACAGAAAACCCTCAAGGAAGCAGA GGATAGAAATATAATAGGAAACGCGATAACCCCGTTCATGCTTGACAGGGTGAAAGTACTAACCGGAGGATCTTCGTTAGAAGCCA ATATTGCACTTGTAAAGAACAATGCTCTTGTTGGTGCCAAAATTGCTGTAGCCCTTTCTGACCTTCGCCAGAGCGTAACAAACA GATTTCGGAGATCTGCTTTATAG